TCGGTCACGGGTTCCATGAGCGTCGGGAACGGGCCTTCGCCAACACGCGTGGTGTAGGCTTTGGCAATTCCGGCGACATGGTCAATGGCCGTCGGGCCAACGCCGGTGCCGGTGCAAGCGCCGCCGGCAGTCGCGTTGCTCGAAGTCACATACGGATAGGTGCCGAAATCGATGTCGAGTCCCGTGCCTTGCGCGCCTTCAAACAAGATGTTCTGCTTGTCGCGGCGCGCCGCGTTGAGGGCAACGCTGCAATCGGCAACATATGGCTTCAAGCGCTCGGCGTATTTCATGTACTGCTCGATGACTTCATCGGGATGCGGGCGCTGTTCTTCGGTCAAATGACGAAGACCATGCGTTTTGTCTTCCCAGTTATGGGCAACTTTTTCGCGCAGCAAGTCTTCTTCAAACAAATCGGCGACACGAACACCGATACGCATCATCTTATCGACGTAAGTCGGGCCGATGCCGCGCTGCGTGGTGCCGATTTTACGCGCCGAAAATGCTTCTTCACGCGCCGCGTCGAGCAAGCGGTGATAAGGCAAGGTGATGTGCGCGCGGTCGGAAACATAAAGCATTCCTTCCAACTCGAAGCCACGCTTTTCCAGGCCTTCCATTTCTTCAAACAGCGAAGCGAGGTCGAGAACGACACCGTTGCCGATGAGACAGGTTTTGCGGCGGACAATGCCGCTGGGAATCAGGTGCAGAATATATTCTTCGCCATCTGCGACGATGGTGTGACCTGCGTTGGCGCCGCCTTGAAAGCGCGCGACAACATCGGCGCCTTCAGAAAGCAAATCGACGATGCGGCCTTTGCCCTCGTCGCCCCATTGCGCCCCGACTACGACTAACGAACCCATGCTTCTCCTCTTGATGCCAAAATGCCAAAACCGGCTGTGGCAAACCGCTTAATTCTAAATGGCCTACCGCGCGGCGTCAACGGAGGCGTTGTAAAATAGCTGCAAGGCATCGTAAAGGAATTCTATGGCCGCCTCCGGTTTCCCGTCCGCAAACACACAAAGTACGGTCGATTTCGACCGTACCTCGCAGCAGCTTCGCCCCGTTCTCGAACGGCTCGCCGCGCGCTTTAATCAGCGTCAGCTTCGCGCGGCTTTAGTGCGTGCGCTCGCCGTTGGCTTTGCGCTCTGCGCTGTTTTAATGCTGCTGCATCGCTTGTATCTCGCGGATGTCACGCCGTTTATTATCGCGGTGATACTCGGCGCATCAGCGTTGATTGGATGGCGCAACGGAACCGTGGAACGCGCCAATGTTTTCCGCGCCGCTCTCGATGCCGACCGCGCATTAGGACTTAACGACCGACTTTCCAGCGCTGCCGCCTTTGCCTTTCCCGCTGAAGTTCAGACTTCGCAGCGTATCGCTGGCGTTGGCATCGGCGGACGTTTGAAGCAAATCGTTTTTCCGCGTGTAGCAACGCATTCGGTTCACGTTTCCTCGCCGACAAACCTTGTGCCCGATTTGCTGGAAGACGCCGCGACTCGCGCGCAAAAGCTCGACCCAAAAGCGGTTTATCCAATGACCTTTGGCAGCGCCGAGAAAATCGCGCTTGCTTCTCTCATGGCATTTGCCGCCTTTTCGCTGATGCCTAACTTGGAATTGTTTCGCACGCCAGAACAGCAGGCGTTGGCAGCGATTCTTCAAAAGCGAGGCCGCACGTTGGAAGAAACCGCTAAGCGCGCGTTGCAAAAGCCGGAAGACCCAAAAGCAACTGAAACCAAACGATTGGCAAAGAAGCTGGAAAAGCTCGGCCAGAAAATGCAGCGCGGGCGCTTGAGCAAGCGCGAAGCGCTGACTTCACTGGGCGAATTGCGGAAACAACTGGAAAACGCCAAAGAAGGCAAAGGTGAAAGCAACGGCGGCAATCTGGAGAATTTGGAAAAGAGTTTGGCCGGACAGGAAATGCAAAGCGCCGCAGGCCGCGACTTCAAGCAAAATCTGTTGCGCCGCGATGCGGAAGCCGCCGCGAAAAGCCTGGAAAAGCTCGCCGATAAAATGGAGCGCGGGCAACTCACAGAAAAGGAAAAGCAGCAAGCCGCTCAAGATTTGAAAAAAGCCGCCGAGGCGTTACGCAAATCGGGTGGCAAAGCGAATGAAGACGCCGCGAAGAATTTAGAGCAAGCCGCCAAAGCATTAGAGAGAAAGAACGAACAGGGAAACAAGTCGGGCCAGCAAGGCCAGAAGCAAAACGGTTCTCAGCAGCAAAGCCAAAACGGACAGCAACAGGGACAGCAGGGCAATCAGCAGCAGAACGGACAAAAGCAAGGCGGACAGCAGAATCAACAGGGCCAAAGCCAGCAAGGTGGTTCGCAGCAGCAGCAGGGCGGCCAACAGCAGCAAGGCCAGAATGGTCAGCAGGGTTCTCAGCAAGGGGGACAGCAGGAAAGTTCGCAAGGCCAGCAGGGTTCTGAGGGCAGTGGTCAACAGGGCAGCCAGAGCGGAGGTTCGCAAAGCGGCGCCGATGCGTTACGTGAAGCAGCGCGCGGAATGCGCGAAGGTCAGGGTGGCGGAAACGGCGATATGAGTGAAATGCTGGATAAAATCCGCGAAGCCGAAAACGACGCCGGACAGAATTCAGGCGAAAATTCCGGTCAAGGTTCGGGTGACGGTAAAGGCGAAGGGCAGGGACAAGGCGAAGGCGGCGAAGGCCAGAGCGATGGAACCAAGCTTTCCCCAACCGACCCACGCGGCACGGTTGGTGGCGGAGCCGGACTTGGGCCGCGCAACAATGCACAGGGCGCGAACAGCGGCGGTGGAGTCTCGAAGCTCAAGGGCGCGAAAAGCGGCGACAAGCGCCGCTGGGAAGATGTGTGGAGTGACCGCTTGCCGCCGACGCAGAAAAATCTGTCGCGCATTAACGGCAAGTTAGGCAAAGGTGGCGAAATGCAGCAGCTTCCGACGCGCACCGAAGCCAAAGGCGGCCCGGTCAAAACGCCGTATTACGACGTTTACGAAAGCTATCGCAAAGACGCCGAAGATGCTGTGAACAAAGATGCAGTGCCGCCTGCGTATAAAGCGCCGGTGAAAGAATACTTCAACGAAATCAGGCCGGACAAACCGTGACGCTTGAGTTGAAAGCGCGGGATGCGTCGGGATAAACCGCACGAACGAGGCAGTTCGTCACGAAAGTACGGTCGAATTCGACCGTACTTGGTTTACTTGACCTCATGGAATCTTCTTCCGGCACTTCTTCAAATGCTGCGGCTTCTGTCGCGCAGTTCGGCGACGCGATTGCGCGCATTAAAGAACAAATCGCGCGATCGGTTGTTGGACAGGAAATGATTGTCGAAGGCGTGCTGATGTGTTTGTGCGCTGGCGGCCATGTGCTTTTGGAAGGCGTACCCGGACTGGGAAAAACGCTTCTGGTTCGTACCCTCGCGCAAAGTCTGGGAATGGAATTTTCGCGCGTGCAGTTCACGCCCGATCTGATGCCCGCCGATGTCACCGGCACCAACATAATCGCTGAGACGCCCGAAGGCCGCAAAGAATTCCAGTTTCAGCGCGGGCCGGTTTTTACCAACATCTTGCTGGCTGACGAAATCAACCGAGCAACGCCCAAAACGCAAAGCGCCTTGCTCGAAGCGATGCAGGAACATTCGGTGACAGTCGCCGGAACGACCTATAAGCTCGATGAGCCGTTTATCGTTCTCGCCACGCAAAACCCCATCGAAATGGAAGGCACCTATCCGCTGCCGGAAGCGCAACTCGACCGCTTTCTGTTCAAGATGAAGGTATATTTCCCCGACTTGGAAGAATTGATGGCGATTCTCGACCGTACAACGGCGGGAATTTTTGAAGAACCGCAGCCGGTTGTCGATGGCGCTGGCATTTTGCAAATGCGCCGACTGGTGCGCGAAGTGGCGATTGCACCGCATGTTCAGGAGCACGCGCTGCACCTTGTTTTGGGCACGCATCCCGATTCGGAATACGCGACCCAGAGCATCAAGCAATACGCGCGTTATGGTTCCAGCCCGCGCGGAGCGCAGGCGCTGATTCTAACTGGCAAAGTACGTGCGTTGTTGCAAGGTCGATTCAACGTATCGTTTGAAGATATTGACTTTGTCGCTCGTCCGGCGTTGCGCCACCGTATTATTATGAATTTCGAAGGAATGGCCGAAGGCATCGACCCCGATGACTTGGTCGAAAGCGTTATCCAAAAACACGCGCCGCAGACATTAAAGGCCGCTGCTTAAAGCGAGCCGCTCCACTCTATGCAAATTTTGTTTGTTGACGACAACGCCGACATGTGCGGCATGATGAGCCTGCTCTTGCAGCGACGCGGACACAGCGTCACGACGGCGGCCAGTGGCACTCAGGCGCTGGAAGTGGCGCGCCAATGCTGCCCCGATGTTGTGCTTTCTGATATTTCCATGCCCGGCATGAACGGCTACGAGTTCGTCGCAGCGCTGCGGGCGCAAAGCGAGAAGCCTTTCGGTGCTATCGCGTTGTCGGGATATTGCTCACTGGAAGACCGCGCCCGCGCCCGTGAAGCCGGCTTTGATGAGTGCCTGGGCAAGCCGGTTAACCTTGATGCGTTGTGTCGTACGGTCGAAATGGTAGGCACCCGCATCGCCATCGATGGCCTGAAAAAAGAGCCGGTGCCGCCTATAACACCAACCTCTACAGTGTCTTCGGTTCCTTCTCGATAACGTTGCGTTTAAGAAAACTTTTATGAGCACGCTTCTCACGGAAGATGCGGTTTCCAACGAGTCGATTTTCGAACTTTTCCGCTCGGCATTCATGCGCGTGGAACTCGATGACGATGGCGACGTGCGCGTGCATACCGAAAACGGGCCGCGCATTTGGGTGCTGGTCGATTCCAACCGGCATCATTTGCGATTTCTGTGTTCGTATCGGTTCGATTCGGAAGCGACCGAATATCAGAAGATGGAATTCGCCAACAAGCTCAACGACACGGTTGTGATGGTGCGTTTTGCCATCGACGGCGATTCGCTTGTCGTCGATTACTATCTGTCTTACGAAGAAGGCATTTTGCCGTATCACATCGTTGCGGGCGTGCGCCGCATGAGCAAAATTGTCACATCCGCGATTGCCGAGAACGACGTGCAAAACATCGTGCTGTAGTACGGTCGAATGCGACCGTACTCTAGCTGGGCCGCGCGATGCTGGAAAATTGCATGAGCCACAGCGAGAATGCCGTTAAGAGAAGAAAGAATACGGCAATCGCGCCATTAACGGTAAAAAACGCTTCGTTGACTTTCCGTAAATCACGTTCGGAAACCATGCTGTGTTCGTAGATCAGAAAAATTGCGATCGCGCCGACGCCGCAGTAGTAAAGCGGCGGAAATCCAATCAGCCGTCCAAAAAGTGCAAGCAGAACGATAAAAATCGCGTGGAAGAACTTCGCGGCTTCCAGCGCTTTGGCCATGCCAAGCTTTTGGACAAGCGAATGAATCCCGGCTTCGCGGTCGAAGTCGTTATCCATCGTGGCATAAATGACGTCGAATCCGGCGACCCAAAACATGATGCCCAGCGCCAAAGCAACCGGCGGCCAGTCGAGACTGCCACGCACCGCAACCCACGCGCCTGCTGGAGCGATGCCCAGACACATGCCTAGAACGAAATGCGCGAGCGAAGTGAACCGCTTGCAGTACGAATAAAAGAACAAGACAGCAAGGGTAGGAAATGCCAGCCAGAACGCGAGATTGTTGAGCTGCCATGAGGCAAACAAGAAGAGCAGTGCGCTGATGACAACAAGCGTTGCAGCCTGCGCAATGGATACCTTTCCGGCGGGGATTTCGCGGTTAGCGGTGCGCGGATTGCGCCGGTCGATGTCGCGGTCAACGATGCGATTGAAACCCATGGCGGCGGTGCGCGCGCCGACCATCGCAACGAGAATCCAGCCGAAGGTGCGCGCTTGAGGATGTCCTTCGGAAGCAACCAGCATCGCCGCGAGAGCGAAGGGCAGGGCAAACAGCGTGTGCGAAAATTTCACCAGTTCGAGATAATCGCGCATACGCGATTTCAATTTGGGAATCGGTGGGCGAGAATCTTCTGGAGCTTTGGCAGATTCATTCATAGAGATAAGTACGGTCGAATTTGAGGGTTGCGTCAAACAGTATGAATTCACGTCTTGTTTCCGCCAGTAAGTTCCTCAGTCTGATTTTGCGGCATCAACCGCAAATCATCGGTTTGTCGCTTGATGCTCACGGCTGGGCCGATGTCGAAGACCTACTTGCGCGGGCGAATGCCAACGGCAAAAGGTTGTCGCGCGCCATCATTGAGGAGGTTGTTGCCAAGAACGAAAAGAAACGCTTCGCCCTCAGCGACGATGGCCAGCGCATTCGTGCCAATCAGGGCCACTCGGTTCAAGTCGATGTCGAACTAGAAGCCGTGACTCCGCCTGAAATCCTGTATCACGGCACGGCGACGCGCTTTCTCGCTTCGATTCAGGCGCAAGGTTTGATGCGCGGCAATCGCTTGCACGTTCATCTTTCCGCCGACGAAGCAACGGCGATTAATGTGGGAAAACGACACGGCAAGCCGGTTGTGCTGCGCGTCCGTGCAGGCGCGATGCACAAATTGGGACGCGCGTTTTATCTTTCGGCGAACGGCGTCTGGCTCTGCGCCGAAGTGCCACCCGAATTCCTCGAATTTCCGTAAAGTACGGTCGAATTGGACCGTACTTTAAGAAATTTTCAAGCGCAAGATATTGAGCGCGTTCATCGCCGAGCGGCGGCGAATAGAATCACGGTCACCGAATAAATCGAGTTGTGTTGCCCGCGCTTCGTCGCCCGCAAGACCGACGAAAACGGTTCCTACACTTGCGCCACTTTGCGACGTTGGTCCGGCTTCTCCCGTTGTTGAAAGCGCCCATGTGCTTTTGAACTGCTCGCGTGCATGCTGCGCCATCGCCGTTGCGGTTTCGGCGTGAACCGCGCCGAACTGTTGCAGCGTTCGCGCTTCGACGCCCAGAACATCGGTTTTTGCATCATTCGTATAGGAAACGACTGCGCCACGAAACACGTCGCTTGCGCCAGCGACATCGGTGAGCATTTGTGACAAAACACCACCTGTCACACTTTCGGCAACGGCGAGAGTTTCGCCGCGCTCGCGCAAGCGGCGCAGCACGACCGCGGGAAGGGTTTCGTCATCGATTCCGAAAATATGCTCGCCGACGCGCTCGCGGATTTGCGCGTCGAGTTCGTCGAGCATCGTGTTTGCTTCGTCGACATTTCCCGCTTTGGCCGTCAAGCGCACATGAACTTCGGTGTTGCCGAAAATTAAGGGCGCCGCCGTCGGATTGGTTGCGCCCAGCAAAATGTCGGCAATCGGGTCTTCGAGCGAGCTTTCGCCAATTCCGACGGTGCGCAGAACGCGCGAGACGATAACAGAAGGCGCTCCGTCCATGCGTCGCGTCAGTTCGGGAATAATTGACAGTTCGAGCATCGCCTTCATTTCTTTGGGCACGCCGGGAACCGCGAAAATCATTTGACCACCGGACGCGGTGGCAAACACGCCGGGCGCTGTGCCGCAGGTGTTTTCTAAGGCGCGCGCGCCCTGCGGCAACTGCGCCTGTCGCCCGATGGTATCGGGCGGCGTTTTGCCGCGCTTCGTCCACAGTTCGAGAATCGGCGCTTCGAGTTCGGGATGAAATTCCAGCGGCACGCCAAGAGCCTGCGCGATGGCTTCGCGTGTGAGGTCGTCGGTTGTCGGGCCAAGGCCACCGGTGATGATGAGCGCATCGGTGCGCGCGAGAGCGCCGCGAATGCAATCGACGATGCGGCCAAGGTTATCGCCCGCTGTTTGCTTGCGGTGCAAATCGACACCGATGCGACTGAGTTGCTGCGCCATCCACGCGGCATTGGTATCGATAATCTGTCCGAGCAGCAGTTCGCTGCCGACGCATAAAATTTCGGCTTTCATGCGACGAAGTAAAACAGAAGTCTGCAAAGAGTACGGTCGAATTCGGGTGCCGTCGCCCTTCACTACGCGCGGGCACTCGGCAGCGGAAGGGCGGATACGCTTTGCAGTAAAATAAAGATGTCCATGAGCGCGCTTTTTTCCACCGTCGGCCTTTATCTTCATGTGCCTTTTTGCGCGCGCCGGTGTCCCTATTGCGACTTCGCCGTCACGCCCAATGCGCGACCTGCCCTCGTCGCCGATTACATTGCGGCACTGCATGCTGAATTACAGCGAACCTTGGCCGAACACGCCCGCACCGATGCACGCCCGATCAGCACGATTTTTTTCGGCGGCGGAACTCCAACCGAACTCGCGCCCGAAGAACTCGGTGCGTTTGTTCAACAAGTGCGCGACAACGCGACCCTGGCGGTTGATACTGAAATTTCGCTCGAAGGTAATCCCGAAAATCTCGACCAGGCGAAACTGGCAGCTTTGCGGGCGGTTGGTTTCAATCGGTTGAGTCTTGGCGCACAAAGCTTTGACGACCAAGCACTGCAAACGTTGGGGCGTGTTCATCGCGCCGCCGACATCGAGCGTGTTTTTTCTCAGGCGCGCGCCGCCGGGTGGAATAACATCAGTCTCGATCTAATTTATGCGGTTCCCGGCCAGAGCCGCGCGTCGTGGCGCGAAACACTCCGGCGAGCTTTGGCTTTGGAGCCAGAGCATCTTTCGGCGTATGCGCTGACGATTGAAGGCGAAACCAATTTTGCGCGTCGCCTCGAGCGTGGCGAATTGATCCCGCTTGACGATGACGCACACGCGGATTTGATGCAGGACGCCGATGAAGCGACGGCTGAGGCGGGTATCGCGCGCTACGAAGTGAGCAACTGGGCGCAAACGGGTCGGGAATGCCGTCATAATCAAAATTACTGGCGCGGCGGCGATTATCTCGCCGCGGGCTGCGGCGCACACGGGCACTGTAACGGTGTGCGCTGGTGGAACGAACGCGACACGAAAAGCTACGTCTTAAAGGTGCTTTCGCAAGAATCGGCGCGTGCTGGAGAAGAAATTCTTACAGCGCGGCAACGCTGGAACGAAATCGTAATGCTGGGTTTACGAACCCGCGATGGAGTTGCGGTTTCGCTGGCGGAAAAATTTGGTTTCGATGCGAGAAGCGAATGGAACGGAGCGTTGTCCAACCTTGTTGAGCGCGGTGTCGTGCGCGACAAGGACGACCGTTTGGTACTCGCGCCGGAGGCGTGGGCGATTGCCGATGCGGTCGCAGCGCGGCTCACGTTGTAAAGTATGGAGAGTTTCGACCGTACCTTCAGTGGAGAAATTTATGAACAAGTGGTTCTTAGGTGTGGTTCTGGGCGGGGCGGGCATTGCGACAATCGCGTTGCCAGCGCAGGCACAGAATGTCGTTGAAGGCGCGGCACCTGTAGCGCGCACGATTTATATGTACAACGCCGGGCCAGGGCTGGGCGGCAACAAGCTGGGCGCCTGGGGCAATGGCGAAGCGGGCAACTCGCGGCAATGGACTTATAATGGCGAAGGCGTTTTGCGTATTCGCTCGCGCAACTTATACGAAGGCGCGCGCTTCGATCTGGCGACGCCGCTCGACATCGCTCCTTATAAGCGCGACGGATTTTTTCGTCTGCGCCTACGCTTCAAGCTCGATCCGCGCGCAGTTGTCAATGAGGTCGAAGGAGTTCCCGGTGAAGGAAACCCTGAAGGCGGCGCGGGTGGAGGAAGGGGTGGTCAAGGCGGTCAAGGTGGAGGAAGGGGTGGCCAAGGCGCGGGGCCGCGCGCCAATGCGATTCCGGAAACGCGTGTTTCCACTGTGCGCCATGCACAGTTTGGTCCGTTGCCGACGCCGAATGCTCCCCGTCGCGGTCAGCCCGGCGCTGGAATGCCACCGCTTGGTGGAATGCCAGGTGAGGCTCCTGGCATGGTAGGCGAAGGCGGCGGAATGGAGCCTATCGGCCCACCGGCGCAGCTTACCCCCGTTACGTTGCTGCGCGTTTCGCTGATGCATGACAAAGGCGCGACGTTCGGCAATGTGAAAATCGACCTCGACGACTCCGAGCCGGATGACGAAGGCTGGCGCACGTTCTTCTTCCCCGTTCGCGATATGCGTTCAACGCCCGATGTCGAGGGTTTGGTGCGGCGCGTCGTCCTCACGTCGGATGTGGACGAGTCGTTCTGGCTCGCGCAGATGGCTCTGGTGACCGAAACTGGAAAAATGACGGCGTCGATTCGCCGCCCTACTGACCCGACCGGGGCGCAAATCGCCGATATTACCGTAAAGCCGGGGCCGTTTACCCTTGTCGCCGATGTCGAATCCGGCATAGCCGACCCGATTATCGAATGGAACTTCGACGCCGATAACGTGGGCAACTTGCCGCCCGCTGCACTCAGTTTGCCGCCGGAAGGAACTCCGGGCGCCATGGAAGGCATGGAGGGCGAAACTCCTATTATCGCGGAGGTCCCCGTCGGCCCCGATGGATTACCGCTGCCCGCACTTGGCCCACGCATTGATGCTCGTGGAATGCAGGCACGGTTCGAGTATCCCAACGAAGAGCAAAACTACCGCGTCGAAGTAACGGTACGCGACCGCAGCGGTCAGAAAACACCGGTCAAAGCCTCAATTCTGGTGCGTGTGCGTGGCTAAAGGGGAAGTACGGTCGAATTCGACCGTACTTTTTTTATGCACTTTCAAACTTTCGCTCAATGCGCTGAAATCTCGGGCGTCGGGCTGCACAGCGGGAAGAACGTGCGGCTGCGATTAGCGCCAAGCGAACGCTGTGGCCTTCGTTTTGTTCGCACCGATCTGGCGCACGCTCCTGAAATCAGTGTCTCGCTGAAGAATGTTTTGACGACAAAGCACGCGACGACATTGGAACATGAAGGCGCGGTTGTCTCGACAACCGAGCACTTGCTGGCGGCTCTGTGGTGTGCTGGAATTACGCACGCCCAAATCGAACTTGACGGCCCCGAAGTGCCGATTCTCGATGGCAGCGCTGCGCCGTGGTGTGAATTGCTTCGCCGGGCGGGATCGCGACATCTTTCGGAGCAACGGCCTGTTTTCGGGCTGAGGACACCTGTTTGGATCGAGGAAGGAAACGCGAGTGTATTGGCTTTGCCGCATCCGTCGCTGCGCATTTCGGTTGCGGTCGAATACGACCGCGAATGGGT
This DNA window, taken from Abditibacteriaceae bacterium, encodes the following:
- a CDS encoding competence/damage-inducible protein A: MKAEILCVGSELLLGQIIDTNAAWMAQQLSRIGVDLHRKQTAGDNLGRIVDCIRGALARTDALIITGGLGPTTDDLTREAIAQALGVPLEFHPELEAPILELWTKRGKTPPDTIGRQAQLPQGARALENTCGTAPGVFATASGGQMIFAVPGVPKEMKAMLELSIIPELTRRMDGAPSVIVSRVLRTVGIGESSLEDPIADILLGATNPTAAPLIFGNTEVHVRLTAKAGNVDEANTMLDELDAQIRERVGEHIFGIDDETLPAVVLRRLRERGETLAVAESVTGGVLSQMLTDVAGASDVFRGAVVSYTNDAKTDVLGVEARTLQQFGAVHAETATAMAQHAREQFKSTWALSTTGEAGPTSQSGASVGTVFVGLAGDEARATQLDLFGDRDSIRRRSAMNALNILRLKIS
- a CDS encoding response regulator; amino-acid sequence: MQILFVDDNADMCGMMSLLLQRRGHSVTTAASGTQALEVARQCCPDVVLSDISMPGMNGYEFVAALRAQSEKPFGAIALSGYCSLEDRARAREAGFDECLGKPVNLDALCRTVEMVGTRIAIDGLKKEPVPPITPTSTVSSVPSR
- a CDS encoding YbjN domain-containing protein translates to MSTLLTEDAVSNESIFELFRSAFMRVELDDDGDVRVHTENGPRIWVLVDSNRHHLRFLCSYRFDSEATEYQKMEFANKLNDTVVMVRFAIDGDSLVVDYYLSYEEGILPYHIVAGVRRMSKIVTSAIAENDVQNIVL
- the lpxC gene encoding UDP-3-O-acyl-N-acetylglucosamine deacetylase: MHFQTFAQCAEISGVGLHSGKNVRLRLAPSERCGLRFVRTDLAHAPEISVSLKNVLTTKHATTLEHEGAVVSTTEHLLAALWCAGITHAQIELDGPEVPILDGSAAPWCELLRRAGSRHLSEQRPVFGLRTPVWIEEGNASVLALPHPSLRISVAVEYDREWVGKQSFDSEISAGTFARDIAPARTFTLQEWIEPLRVAGLIQGGSTENAVVLFEEEFSSPLRFNDEISRHKALDVLGDIALLFGENGGELRAHFIATRAGHGPHRAWMDAVLQQNALIRLR
- a CDS encoding UbiA-like polyprenyltransferase; translated protein: MNESAKAPEDSRPPIPKLKSRMRDYLELVKFSHTLFALPFALAAMLVASEGHPQARTFGWILVAMVGARTAAMGFNRIVDRDIDRRNPRTANREIPAGKVSIAQAATLVVISALLFLFASWQLNNLAFWLAFPTLAVLFFYSYCKRFTSLAHFVLGMCLGIAPAGAWVAVRGSLDWPPVALALGIMFWVAGFDVIYATMDNDFDREAGIHSLVQKLGMAKALEAAKFFHAIFIVLLALFGRLIGFPPLYYCGVGAIAIFLIYEHSMVSERDLRKVNEAFFTVNGAIAVFFLLLTAFSLWLMQFSSIARPS
- a CDS encoding MoxR family ATPase, which translates into the protein MESSSGTSSNAAASVAQFGDAIARIKEQIARSVVGQEMIVEGVLMCLCAGGHVLLEGVPGLGKTLLVRTLAQSLGMEFSRVQFTPDLMPADVTGTNIIAETPEGRKEFQFQRGPVFTNILLADEINRATPKTQSALLEAMQEHSVTVAGTTYKLDEPFIVLATQNPIEMEGTYPLPEAQLDRFLFKMKVYFPDLEELMAILDRTTAGIFEEPQPVVDGAGILQMRRLVREVAIAPHVQEHALHLVLGTHPDSEYATQSIKQYARYGSSPRGAQALILTGKVRALLQGRFNVSFEDIDFVARPALRHRIIMNFEGMAEGIDPDDLVESVIQKHAPQTLKAAA
- a CDS encoding RNA 2'-phosphotransferase, whose amino-acid sequence is MNSRLVSASKFLSLILRHQPQIIGLSLDAHGWADVEDLLARANANGKRLSRAIIEEVVAKNEKKRFALSDDGQRIRANQGHSVQVDVELEAVTPPEILYHGTATRFLASIQAQGLMRGNRLHVHLSADEATAINVGKRHGKPVVLRVRAGAMHKLGRAFYLSANGVWLCAEVPPEFLEFP
- the hemW gene encoding radical SAM family heme chaperone HemW, which encodes MSALFSTVGLYLHVPFCARRCPYCDFAVTPNARPALVADYIAALHAELQRTLAEHARTDARPISTIFFGGGTPTELAPEELGAFVQQVRDNATLAVDTEISLEGNPENLDQAKLAALRAVGFNRLSLGAQSFDDQALQTLGRVHRAADIERVFSQARAAGWNNISLDLIYAVPGQSRASWRETLRRALALEPEHLSAYALTIEGETNFARRLERGELIPLDDDAHADLMQDADEATAEAGIARYEVSNWAQTGRECRHNQNYWRGGDYLAAGCGAHGHCNGVRWWNERDTKSYVLKVLSQESARAGEEILTARQRWNEIVMLGLRTRDGVAVSLAEKFGFDARSEWNGALSNLVERGVVRDKDDRLVLAPEAWAIADAVAARLTL
- a CDS encoding adenylosuccinate synthase, whose amino-acid sequence is MGSLVVVGAQWGDEGKGRIVDLLSEGADVVARFQGGANAGHTIVADGEEYILHLIPSGIVRRKTCLIGNGVVLDLASLFEEMEGLEKRGFELEGMLYVSDRAHITLPYHRLLDAAREEAFSARKIGTTQRGIGPTYVDKMMRIGVRVADLFEEDLLREKVAHNWEDKTHGLRHLTEEQRPHPDEVIEQYMKYAERLKPYVADCSVALNAARRDKQNILFEGAQGTGLDIDFGTYPYVTSSNATAGGACTGTGVGPTAIDHVAGIAKAYTTRVGEGPFPTLMEPVTEERCRTIGHEFGATTGRKRLCGWFDAVLVRHAARVNGLTSLIVTKLDVLDSFEEIQLCTGYRYKGETLDYFPASLRVLQECEPIYETLPGWQTPTGDARRFEDLPLNAQRYIARLEETTEVPISLVSVSPSRENYVCRDERLLRYEF